One window from the genome of Rhodobacteraceae bacterium S2214 encodes:
- a CDS encoding autoinducer synthase has protein sequence MENITFKLADMHQHGAAFFEFLALRKKFFVDNLGWDIPHDESHEMDQYDNPQASYSLVLKDGKVIGGARVMPTTSQWGTHTYMLRDAVQGKLIDIPANIMGRDIVDADMWECTRLVMCDSVRTHAERSTCLRMIVDGLIDLANEKGATKLMCLSTLAMMRALRQLGYDAERMGDTYLNDGDGRRYAVLGMSAARQTAFVPKATHRPQPQPLHAPSKV, from the coding sequence ATGGAAAATATTACGTTTAAACTTGCGGACATGCACCAACATGGTGCTGCTTTTTTTGAATTTCTTGCCCTGCGTAAGAAGTTCTTCGTCGATAATCTTGGGTGGGATATCCCCCATGACGAATCACATGAGATGGATCAATATGACAACCCACAGGCGAGCTATTCGCTTGTATTGAAGGATGGCAAAGTGATCGGTGGGGCACGGGTGATGCCGACAACGTCACAATGGGGCACACATACGTATATGCTGCGTGACGCCGTCCAGGGGAAATTGATCGATATTCCAGCCAACATCATGGGGCGCGATATTGTCGACGCGGACATGTGGGAATGTACCCGACTTGTGATGTGCGATAGCGTCCGGACACATGCAGAACGCAGCACATGTTTGCGCATGATCGTGGACGGGCTGATCGATCTGGCCAACGAAAAAGGCGCGACCAAACTGATGTGTCTGTCTACCTTGGCGATGATGCGCGCACTGCGTCAGCTTGGCTATGATGCGGAACGTATGGGTGACACGTATCTCAATGATGGCGATGGCCGCCGTTACGCCGTTCTGGGCATGTCAGCTGCACGTCAGACCGCCTTTGTGCCGAAAGCTACGCACCGTCCGCAGCCACAGCCGCTACACGCGCCGTCAAAGGTGTAA
- a CDS encoding autoinducer binding domain-containing protein, with product MERLLSSDDLNQLAPAGFHIALRIGFAFPLEEQNAFPPPWVEHYTMQRFMLFDPVIRWVYSSSAAAIRWSEIELEDPRKVLAQAQTFGLRYGATVSVTDKVQKGLRSFGSFARNDREFTDLEIRLLNAFIQRRHEETAPPSNLTRAELEVLQMIKNGERIKQIAHELGVSEGAIKQRLKNAKLKLDAKTGPQAAALASQFGLI from the coding sequence ATGGAACGGCTCCTTAGTTCTGATGACCTCAACCAGCTTGCGCCCGCAGGGTTCCATATTGCGTTGCGTATCGGTTTTGCTTTTCCTCTCGAAGAACAAAATGCTTTCCCGCCGCCATGGGTCGAACACTACACAATGCAGCGGTTTATGCTGTTCGATCCGGTTATTAGATGGGTCTACAGCAGTTCTGCAGCGGCGATTCGCTGGAGCGAAATTGAACTAGAAGACCCGCGTAAGGTGCTTGCCCAAGCACAGACATTTGGGCTGCGATACGGGGCCACTGTATCTGTCACTGACAAGGTTCAAAAAGGTTTACGATCCTTCGGGTCGTTTGCACGAAATGATCGCGAATTTACAGACCTCGAAATCCGGCTTCTGAACGCATTTATCCAACGACGTCATGAGGAAACAGCACCTCCGTCAAACCTGACGCGCGCCGAACTTGAAGTGCTTCAAATGATTAAAAACGGCGAACGGATTAAGCAGATCGCACATGAATTAGGCGTCAGCGAAGGTGCCATCAAGCAGAGGTTGAAGAACGCGAAGCTGAAACTGGATGCCAAAACGGGGCCTCAGGCCGCAGCTTTGGCCAGTCAGTTCGGACTAATTTAG
- a CDS encoding autoinducer binding domain-containing protein: MFQTYEKKWLDHYSQNGYVMTDPAVHWGFENRGSRTWAELADLDVAGVFKAAAEHGLKYGIACAVGEDASPSICAFARPDREFTKAETDEIMGHLHEMHALTDNLQALSPETAAALKEMSILYTHPAND, encoded by the coding sequence TTGTTCCAGACATACGAAAAGAAGTGGTTGGATCACTATTCCCAGAACGGATACGTCATGACGGATCCGGCTGTGCATTGGGGGTTTGAAAACCGTGGATCCCGCACTTGGGCCGAATTGGCTGACTTGGATGTTGCTGGCGTTTTCAAAGCAGCTGCAGAGCACGGCCTGAAATACGGGATCGCATGCGCCGTTGGCGAAGACGCAAGCCCAAGCATTTGCGCGTTTGCCCGTCCTGACCGTGAATTTACGAAGGCCGAGACTGATGAAATCATGGGCCATCTGCACGAAATGCATGCGCTGACCGACAATCTACAGGCGCTTTCGCCTGAAACAGCGGCTGCGCTGAAAGAGATGTCGATTCTTTATACACACCCTGCAAATGACTGA
- a CDS encoding flagellar motor switch protein FliG, with amino-acid sequence MQQLGQLSSASPTPPAGLTRRRKAALIVQMLFRDGNGIPLTRMPEKLQAALAHELGAIRLVDKSTVEQVAAEFLEELDSIGLVAPGSTLQALDALGDQISPDLAERLRAEIIAAQNGDPWPMVTALSEDDLVTLMEAESTHIGAIVLSKLPVAKAAEVLGKLPGERARRISFGMSQTSSVSPGAVLKIGKALMRDHCEKTTIAFNRGPDARLGAILNTSPAATREDVLTSLNGDDPKFADDVRKNIFTFADIATRIKGTDIPVCIRAVDADELNVAISAALAGSDDEAAGAEYILANMSQRMAGSIREAVDEMGPVKRKTGEAAMNVVTTAIRTLAEDGGITYQSTDDEDDE; translated from the coding sequence ATGCAACAGCTTGGCCAATTATCCTCCGCATCCCCTACTCCGCCCGCTGGCCTTACGCGTCGGCGCAAGGCTGCATTGATCGTTCAAATGCTTTTCCGCGATGGGAACGGGATTCCCCTGACCCGTATGCCGGAAAAGCTGCAAGCGGCGTTGGCGCACGAACTTGGGGCTATTCGGCTCGTCGACAAATCGACGGTCGAACAGGTCGCGGCGGAATTTCTCGAAGAACTGGATTCAATCGGTCTTGTCGCACCCGGCAGCACGCTGCAAGCGCTTGATGCGCTTGGTGACCAGATCAGCCCTGATCTGGCCGAACGGTTGCGCGCAGAAATCATTGCTGCCCAAAATGGTGATCCATGGCCAATGGTGACGGCCCTGTCAGAAGACGATCTTGTCACGTTGATGGAAGCCGAAAGCACGCACATCGGCGCAATTGTTCTATCCAAACTGCCGGTCGCGAAGGCCGCTGAAGTTTTAGGAAAACTGCCGGGTGAACGCGCGCGGCGGATCAGTTTTGGTATGTCCCAAACATCGTCCGTTTCCCCTGGTGCAGTCCTGAAGATTGGTAAGGCGTTGATGCGCGATCATTGTGAAAAAACGACGATCGCATTCAATCGTGGGCCGGATGCACGCCTTGGCGCGATCTTGAACACCAGCCCTGCCGCCACCCGCGAAGATGTGCTGACATCGTTGAATGGCGATGATCCCAAGTTTGCAGATGATGTCCGCAAGAACATTTTCACATTTGCAGACATCGCGACACGGATCAAAGGAACCGATATCCCTGTCTGTATTCGCGCCGTTGATGCGGACGAACTGAATGTCGCAATTTCAGCGGCACTTGCAGGGTCCGACGACGAAGCCGCGGGGGCCGAATACATTCTGGCGAACATGTCCCAAAGGATGGCAGGATCAATTCGCGAAGCGGTTGACGAAATGGGCCCTGTGAAACGCAAAACTGGCGAAGCGGCGATGAATGTCGTCACGACCGCGATCCGTACATTGGCCGAAGACGGCGGGATTACCTATCAATCCACGGACGATGAAGACGACGAATAG
- a CDS encoding nitrile hydratase subunit beta, whose amino-acid sequence MTDKTPQIGRRWHDMGGDAAGPVPDASHDFAIWEKRVDALMVLCSTKGHFTVDGLRRVLEDMPVESFDQMTYYERWIMSINQNLIEGGVYTTAELAQKMSEVASRGTTYGDAASE is encoded by the coding sequence ATGACAGATAAGACACCACAAATCGGCAGACGTTGGCACGACATGGGCGGCGATGCCGCTGGTCCGGTTCCAGATGCGTCACATGACTTCGCAATCTGGGAAAAGCGCGTTGATGCGTTGATGGTCTTGTGCTCCACCAAGGGGCATTTCACGGTGGATGGTCTGCGCCGTGTCCTTGAAGACATGCCCGTCGAGAGCTTTGATCAGATGACGTATTATGAGCGCTGGATCATGTCGATCAATCAAAACTTGATCGAAGGCGGTGTCTATACGACGGCAGAACTTGCGCAAAAGATGTCGGAAGTTGCATCGCGTGGTACCACCTACGGGGACGCGGCAAGTGAGTAG
- a CDS encoding nitrile hydratase subunit beta, whose protein sequence is MSSFSVQEHVRVKTDIPPGHVRTPYYLRGKSGVVERTLGPFANPEDLAYGIAAQPGQLLRVRFDMAEVWGDAAENPTDILEAEIYAHWLERITDDAT, encoded by the coding sequence GTGAGTAGCTTCAGCGTTCAGGAACATGTGCGGGTAAAGACAGACATCCCACCTGGTCACGTCCGCACCCCCTATTATCTGCGCGGCAAAAGTGGCGTCGTTGAACGCACACTCGGGCCATTTGCAAACCCCGAAGACCTTGCCTACGGGATCGCGGCGCAACCGGGCCAATTGTTGCGCGTGCGTTTTGACATGGCCGAGGTTTGGGGCGACGCTGCCGAAAACCCGACGGACATTCTTGAAGCGGAAATCTACGCACATTGGCTCGAAAGGATCACTGACGATGCCACATGA
- the nthA gene encoding nitrile hydratase subunit alpha, whose amino-acid sequence MPHDHHDHDHLSPSGHPYRPDQDTTLTYWQQMEIAIREILIDKGVTTPAEIATQIEAMDARSPADGAAVVARAWVDPAFRERLLADGSRAASEMGFDIGPMKLIAVENTSDVHNIVVCTLCSCYPRNLLGLPPDWYKSRAYRSRTVREPRSVLAEFGVTLPDDVTVRVHDSTADMRYVVIPARPAGTDDMSEAALAALVTRDSMIGTGIARSPR is encoded by the coding sequence ATGCCACATGATCATCACGACCATGACCACCTATCGCCTTCAGGCCATCCTTATCGTCCAGATCAGGACACGACGCTCACCTACTGGCAACAGATGGAAATCGCGATCCGTGAGATTTTGATCGACAAGGGTGTGACAACACCCGCAGAGATCGCCACACAAATCGAAGCGATGGATGCGCGTAGTCCGGCAGACGGCGCGGCCGTTGTTGCCCGCGCGTGGGTCGATCCCGCCTTTCGTGAAAGGCTGCTTGCGGATGGGTCGAGAGCCGCAAGCGAGATGGGCTTCGATATCGGTCCGATGAAATTGATCGCCGTGGAAAACACGTCTGACGTCCACAATATCGTCGTTTGCACGCTATGTTCGTGTTACCCGCGAAACCTGCTGGGCCTTCCGCCGGATTGGTATAAATCGCGGGCATACCGGTCCCGCACCGTCCGCGAACCGCGCTCTGTCTTGGCTGAATTTGGCGTGACTTTGCCGGATGATGTGACTGTTCGGGTCCACGATAGCACCGCAGATATGCGCTACGTCGTGATCCCTGCCCGCCCCGCTGGCACAGATGACATGTCTGAGGCGGCGCTTGCTGCACTTGTCACCCGCGACAGCATGATCGGCACAGGTATCGCGCGGAGCCCGCGTTAA
- a CDS encoding lysophospholipid acyltransferase family protein: MADRAPSHADWLTDRVLRGLLGTVMQLPYEKRVRAMGRIMANGIGPLTSYRTRAETNLARIYPDQSPADRRAMATAVCDNFGRTLIENYSWREFGQRLSDTVPVGEGLDALAQARESETPVIFVTGHIGNHEAPRHVLTQTGLTIGGLYRPMANPYFNAHYAKTMSSWGGPVFAQGRQGTIGFAKHLKSGGMATLLFDVANSGGINLPFLGHPARTATSAADLALRLGAIVIPYFGIRKDDGLSFDVHVEAPIAPDTPEIMMTEMTKRLEARVTATPAQWFWVHRRWKQPKGKPAAS; the protein is encoded by the coding sequence ATGGCAGACCGCGCCCCTTCACATGCAGATTGGCTGACAGATCGCGTGTTGCGCGGCCTGTTGGGCACGGTCATGCAACTGCCCTATGAAAAGCGCGTCCGTGCGATGGGTCGTATCATGGCGAACGGGATTGGGCCGCTGACCAGCTACCGCACCCGCGCTGAAACAAACCTTGCGAGAATCTACCCTGATCAGTCACCTGCAGACCGTCGGGCGATGGCCACCGCCGTTTGCGACAACTTTGGCCGCACGCTGATTGAAAACTATTCTTGGCGGGAATTCGGGCAGCGGCTGTCGGATACGGTTCCGGTTGGCGAAGGTCTCGATGCGCTGGCACAGGCCCGCGAATCCGAGACACCTGTCATCTTTGTCACTGGCCATATCGGCAATCACGAAGCGCCCCGTCACGTGCTGACGCAAACCGGCCTGACCATCGGCGGGCTTTATCGTCCAATGGCAAATCCCTATTTCAACGCCCACTACGCCAAAACCATGTCGTCATGGGGCGGGCCTGTTTTTGCGCAGGGTCGCCAAGGCACCATCGGCTTCGCCAAACATCTGAAATCAGGCGGTATGGCGACGCTATTGTTCGACGTGGCCAATAGCGGCGGCATCAACCTGCCGTTTCTGGGGCATCCAGCGCGTACTGCGACCTCTGCCGCTGACCTTGCTTTGCGGCTGGGGGCAATCGTGATTCCCTATTTCGGTATTCGAAAAGACGACGGCCTGAGCTTTGACGTTCATGTCGAAGCGCCGATCGCGCCGGACACGCCAGAGATCATGATGACGGAAATGACTAAACGCTTGGAAGCACGGGTCACTGCGACGCCTGCACAATGGTTCTGGGTTCACAGACGTTGGAAGCAGCCGAAGGGTAAGCCTGCTGCTAGTTAA
- a CDS encoding DUF1223 domain-containing protein has product MRHLLRTAALMTTCFAAPALADMSPVVVELYTSQGCSSCPPADEMLTELAARDDVIALALHVDYWDYIGWVDEFANPAYTQRQQDYARAAGETTIYTPQFVIAGQDIVIGARGMDVADLIAARRIEDQPVDVDLTWTEDTLSITAQMDDAPAPDGYVVQLAQILPVQSIDIQRGENAGKTIQYSNVVQSITVLGQWDGVEPISFEADVTDADQVAVIVQRGTNGPVAGAAKLIN; this is encoded by the coding sequence ATGCGCCACCTTTTGCGGACTGCCGCCTTGATGACGACCTGCTTTGCAGCACCGGCTTTGGCCGATATGTCGCCTGTTGTGGTTGAACTTTATACGTCGCAAGGCTGCTCCTCTTGTCCGCCGGCAGATGAGATGCTGACCGAATTGGCCGCACGTGACGACGTTATCGCATTGGCGTTACATGTTGATTACTGGGATTACATTGGTTGGGTCGATGAATTCGCCAATCCCGCTTACACCCAGCGCCAACAGGATTATGCCCGCGCGGCAGGTGAAACGACGATCTATACGCCACAGTTCGTGATTGCAGGGCAGGACATCGTTATCGGCGCACGTGGCATGGATGTGGCTGATCTGATCGCCGCACGCCGGATCGAAGACCAGCCCGTTGATGTGGACCTGACGTGGACCGAAGACACGCTGAGCATTACGGCCCAGATGGACGATGCGCCGGCTCCAGATGGCTATGTTGTGCAACTGGCGCAGATTTTGCCGGTCCAATCTATCGACATTCAACGTGGTGAAAACGCTGGAAAAACAATCCAGTATTCCAACGTCGTGCAGTCGATCACTGTTCTTGGACAGTGGGACGGCGTGGAACCCATCAGTTTCGAAGCCGATGTGACCGACGCTGATCAAGTCGCAGTTATCGTGCAACGTGGCACAAACGGTCCGGTCGCAGGTGCAGCCAAACTGATTAACTAG
- the acnA gene encoding aconitate hydratase AcnA — MTVTVGTDTAKTRKTLTVGGKSIDYYSIEAAEAAGLGDFSKLPAALKVVLENLLRFEDGGFSVSTDDIKAFSDWAVKGGKNPIEIAYRPARVLMQDFTGVPAVVDLAAMRDGIVALGGDAQQINPLNPVDLVIDHSVMIDEFGNPRAFQMNVDREYERNLERYTFLKWGQKAFNNFRVVPPGTGICHQVNLEYLAQTVWTDTDQNGVEVAYPDTLVGTDSHTTMVNGLAVLGWGVGGIEAEAAMLGQPVSMLIPEVVGFELTGEMVEGTTGTDLVLKVVEMLREMGVVGKFVEFYGEGLDRLPLADRATIANMAPEYGATCGFFPIDGETLRYLRNTGRDEDRIALVEAYAKANGFWRDADYAPVYTATLSLDMGTIVPAISGPKRPQDYVALTGAKSAFAKEMEETFKRPMGKEVTVAGEDYTMESGKVVIASITSCTNTSNPYVMIGAGLVARKAAALGLDRKPWVKTSLAPGSQVVSEYLEAAGLQEDLDKIGFNLVGYGCTTCIGNSGPIQKELSDAIAEGDLVATSVLSGNRNFEGRISPDVRANYLASPPLVVAYALAGTMDINLSTDAIGQDKDGNDVFLKDIWPTNQEINDLVEQTVTREAFIKKYADVFKGDEKWQAVQTPDSETYDWPAASTYIQNPPYFQGMSKDPGKISNLSGAKVMAILGDMVTTDHISPAGSFKDTTPAGQYLIERQVPVREFNSYGSRRGNHEVMMRGTFANIRIKNEMLDGVEGGYTKGPDGNQAAIFDAAMAHQEAGTPLVVFAGEQYGAGSSRDWAAKGTALLGVKAVIAENFERIHRSNLVGMGVIPFEFTGGDTRKSLGLTGDETVAISGLDTIEPLQNVPATITMGDGTVKEITVKCRIDTAVEIEYIENGGVLHYVLRNLAKAA, encoded by the coding sequence ATGACTGTAACCGTTGGCACAGATACAGCCAAAACCCGTAAAACCCTGACCGTTGGTGGCAAGTCCATCGACTATTATTCTATCGAAGCTGCAGAAGCCGCAGGCCTTGGCGATTTTTCCAAGCTGCCAGCCGCGTTGAAAGTGGTCCTTGAAAACCTGCTGCGTTTCGAAGACGGCGGTTTCTCTGTATCAACAGACGACATCAAGGCGTTTTCTGATTGGGCTGTCAAAGGCGGCAAGAACCCGATTGAAATCGCGTACCGCCCTGCCCGCGTTCTGATGCAGGATTTCACCGGCGTTCCAGCTGTTGTTGACCTTGCTGCGATGCGCGACGGTATTGTGGCGCTTGGCGGTGACGCTCAGCAGATCAACCCGCTGAACCCAGTTGATCTGGTCATCGACCACTCTGTGATGATCGACGAATTCGGCAACCCACGTGCGTTCCAGATGAACGTGGACCGTGAATACGAACGGAACCTCGAACGCTACACATTCCTGAAATGGGGTCAGAAAGCGTTTAACAACTTCCGTGTTGTTCCTCCGGGCACAGGTATCTGTCACCAGGTGAACCTCGAATATCTCGCGCAGACGGTTTGGACAGACACTGACCAAAACGGCGTTGAAGTGGCTTACCCTGACACGCTCGTCGGAACTGATTCCCACACAACAATGGTCAACGGTTTGGCCGTTCTGGGTTGGGGCGTTGGCGGTATCGAAGCTGAAGCTGCGATGCTTGGTCAGCCCGTGTCCATGCTGATCCCAGAAGTTGTTGGCTTTGAGCTGACAGGCGAAATGGTCGAAGGCACAACAGGCACCGACCTCGTGCTGAAAGTTGTCGAAATGCTCCGCGAAATGGGCGTTGTCGGCAAATTCGTTGAATTCTACGGCGAAGGTCTGGACCGTCTGCCACTGGCAGACCGTGCAACCATCGCAAACATGGCACCAGAATACGGTGCGACATGTGGCTTCTTCCCAATTGATGGCGAAACACTGCGTTACCTGCGGAACACTGGCCGCGACGAAGACCGGATCGCTTTGGTCGAAGCCTACGCAAAAGCCAACGGTTTCTGGCGCGATGCGGACTACGCACCAGTCTACACAGCAACATTGTCGCTTGATATGGGCACAATCGTTCCAGCGATTTCAGGTCCAAAGCGTCCACAAGATTACGTTGCACTGACTGGCGCGAAATCTGCATTCGCCAAAGAAATGGAAGAGACCTTCAAACGTCCAATGGGCAAAGAAGTAACTGTCGCCGGCGAAGACTACACAATGGAATCAGGCAAAGTTGTTATCGCTTCCATCACGTCCTGCACCAACACATCCAACCCATACGTCATGATCGGCGCTGGCCTTGTTGCACGTAAAGCGGCGGCACTGGGTCTGGACCGGAAACCTTGGGTCAAAACATCGCTCGCACCTGGTTCACAGGTTGTGTCCGAATACCTTGAAGCAGCTGGCCTGCAAGAAGATCTCGACAAAATCGGGTTCAACTTGGTTGGCTACGGTTGCACCACATGTATCGGTAACTCTGGCCCGATCCAGAAAGAACTGTCCGACGCCATTGCCGAAGGCGATCTGGTCGCGACATCCGTTCTGTCCGGTAACCGGAACTTCGAAGGCCGGATTTCACCAGACGTGCGCGCGAACTACCTCGCGTCCCCGCCTCTGGTCGTGGCCTACGCGCTGGCTGGCACAATGGACATCAACTTGTCCACTGATGCCATCGGTCAGGACAAAGACGGCAACGACGTCTTCCTGAAAGATATCTGGCCAACCAACCAAGAGATCAACGATCTGGTTGAACAGACAGTGACCCGCGAAGCGTTTATCAAGAAATACGCTGACGTCTTCAAAGGCGACGAAAAATGGCAGGCCGTTCAGACACCGGATTCTGAAACATACGACTGGCCAGCCGCGTCAACCTACATCCAAAACCCGCCCTACTTCCAAGGTATGTCCAAGGATCCAGGCAAAATCAGCAACCTGTCCGGCGCGAAAGTCATGGCGATCTTGGGTGATATGGTCACAACTGACCACATCTCTCCTGCTGGGTCATTCAAGGACACAACACCTGCGGGTCAGTACCTGATCGAACGTCAGGTGCCTGTGCGTGAATTTAACTCCTACGGCTCACGTCGCGGGAACCACGAGGTCATGATGCGCGGCACCTTCGCCAACATCCGCATCAAGAACGAAATGCTCGATGGTGTTGAAGGCGGCTACACAAAAGGTCCAGATGGCAACCAAGCAGCGATCTTTGACGCGGCAATGGCGCATCAGGAAGCAGGCACGCCGCTGGTCGTCTTCGCAGGCGAACAATACGGTGCTGGCTCTTCACGTGACTGGGCAGCCAAAGGCACAGCCCTGCTGGGCGTGAAAGCGGTGATCGCTGAAAACTTTGAACGTATCCACCGGTCCAACCTCGTTGGCATGGGTGTCATTCCGTTCGAATTCACTGGCGGCGACACACGTAAATCACTTGGCCTGACAGGTGACGAAACAGTTGCGATCTCTGGTCTCGACACAATCGAGCCTTTGCAAAACGTACCGGCGACCATCACGATGGGCGACGGCACCGTGAAAGAGATCACAGTCAAATGCCGCATCGATACAGCGGTCGAGATTGAATACATCGAAAACGGCGGTGTGCTGCACTACGTGCTGCGTAACCTCGCCAAAGCGGCCTAA
- a CDS encoding DsbE family thiol:disulfide interchange protein codes for MAKVSPMLVLPPVIFAGLAGLFLSGMFRENPGQLPSQFVGQTAPALPAEAINGEPLLTVDDLQSGEVTIVNFWASWCPPCRAEHPYLLELDAAGYRVAGINFRDLQDQATEYLEDDGNPFFATGFDPRGRSAIDWGVTAPPETFIIGGDGTVLHRHVGPLVGSVVEQQFLPALEAALAE; via the coding sequence ATGGCTAAAGTGTCACCGATGCTCGTGCTACCGCCTGTGATTTTTGCAGGGTTGGCAGGGTTGTTTCTCAGCGGGATGTTCCGCGAAAATCCGGGTCAATTGCCGTCGCAATTTGTCGGGCAAACTGCGCCCGCATTGCCGGCAGAGGCGATCAACGGCGAGCCATTGTTGACGGTAGACGACCTGCAATCGGGCGAAGTCACAATCGTGAATTTCTGGGCCAGTTGGTGCCCGCCTTGCCGTGCTGAACACCCGTATTTGCTGGAACTCGATGCGGCTGGTTACCGCGTCGCGGGGATCAATTTCCGCGATTTGCAGGATCAAGCGACTGAATATTTGGAAGACGATGGTAATCCGTTCTTTGCCACGGGCTTTGATCCGCGTGGTCGGTCCGCGATTGATTGGGGCGTCACAGCACCGCCCGAGACGTTCATCATCGGTGGCGATGGGACTGTCCTGCATCGGCACGTCGGCCCGCTGGTCGGGTCGGTTGTTGAACAGCAGTTCTTGCCTGCGCTAGAAGCCGCGCTGGCCGAATAG
- the ccmD gene encoding heme exporter protein CcmD, with translation MMPDLGAYAFEILMSYGISLGLLGGLIGLSIWQGRRVKAALERIEKNG, from the coding sequence ATGATGCCGGATTTGGGTGCCTATGCGTTCGAGATTTTGATGTCCTACGGGATTTCGCTGGGCTTGTTAGGGGGCTTGATCGGCCTATCTATATGGCAAGGCCGTCGCGTGAAGGCGGCGTTGGAACGGATTGAAAAGAATGGCTAA
- a CDS encoding heme ABC transporter permease — MSLWEYANPKKFMDWTRPVLPWVAGAAALCLAVGLIWGFFFTPDDFRQGSTVKIIYLHVPAALMAINAWLMMLVASLIWIVRRHHVSALAAKAAAPVGITMTLIALVTGALWGSPIWGTYWEWDPRLTSFLILFLFYLGYMALWSAIEDSDTAADLTSILCLVGSIFAILSRYAAQFWSQGLHQGASLSLDKEENVSDVFWQPLVITMIGFGLLFVALVLLRTRMEVRLRRIKALEARARRA, encoded by the coding sequence ATGTCATTGTGGGAATACGCAAATCCAAAGAAATTCATGGATTGGACGCGACCTGTGCTGCCTTGGGTGGCAGGGGCGGCGGCGCTATGTCTAGCGGTTGGATTGATCTGGGGGTTCTTTTTCACGCCTGATGATTTCCGGCAGGGGTCGACGGTCAAGATCATCTACTTGCATGTCCCCGCAGCGCTAATGGCGATCAATGCGTGGTTGATGATGCTAGTAGCGTCGTTGATCTGGATCGTGCGTCGGCATCACGTGTCGGCACTGGCAGCCAAGGCAGCGGCACCTGTCGGGATCACGATGACGCTGATCGCTTTGGTTACAGGTGCACTGTGGGGATCACCGATTTGGGGGACATATTGGGAATGGGATCCGCGACTAACGTCATTCCTGATCCTGTTTCTGTTCTACCTCGGCTACATGGCACTGTGGTCCGCGATCGAGGATTCGGACACGGCGGCAGATCTGACATCGATCCTGTGCCTTGTCGGGTCAATTTTCGCGATCCTGTCACGCTACGCCGCACAATTCTGGAGCCAAGGTCTGCACCAAGGCGCGTCGCTGTCGTTGGATAAAGAAGAGAACGTGTCGGACGTGTTCTGGCAACCGCTGGTGATCACGATGATCGGCTTCGGGCTGCTGTTTGTGGCGTTGGTTTTGCTGCGGACACGCATGGAGGTGCGGTTGCGCCGGATCAAAGCGCTAGAAGCGCGGGCAAGGAGGGCATGA
- the ccmB gene encoding heme exporter protein CcmB: MIALLMRDLRLAIRAGGGFGLGLAFFLIVVVLVPFGVGPEAGLLSKIAPGILWVAALLAALLSLDRIFALDFEDGSLALLATSPLPLEGVSLIKALAHWITTGLPLCFAAPVLGFLLHLPTDAYWFLVISLLIGTPGLSMIGTFGAALTVGLRRGGLLLSLLVLPLYVPTLIMGADAVRRGADGMQATTPLMLLGVITLGSIAVLPFATAAALRVNLR; the protein is encoded by the coding sequence GTGATCGCGCTTCTGATGCGAGACTTGCGACTGGCCATTCGGGCAGGCGGTGGCTTTGGCCTTGGGCTCGCGTTTTTTCTGATCGTGGTGGTGCTCGTGCCATTTGGGGTTGGGCCAGAGGCGGGGCTGCTGAGCAAGATCGCACCGGGCATTCTATGGGTCGCGGCACTGTTGGCAGCACTTTTGTCGCTCGACCGGATTTTTGCACTCGATTTTGAAGACGGATCACTGGCGTTACTCGCCACATCACCGCTGCCTTTGGAAGGTGTCAGCTTGATCAAGGCGCTGGCGCATTGGATCACCACCGGACTGCCACTTTGCTTTGCAGCGCCCGTATTAGGGTTTCTGTTGCACCTACCGACAGATGCCTACTGGTTCCTCGTAATCTCACTGCTGATCGGCACGCCCGGTCTGTCGATGATCGGCACTTTTGGGGCGGCGCTGACCGTGGGGCTGCGACGCGGTGGCCTGTTGCTATCATTGCTGGTTTTGCCGCTTTATGTCCCGACGCTGATCATGGGGGCGGATGCGGTCAGGCGCGGGGCGGACGGGATGCAGGCCACGACACCGCTGATGTTGCTCGGCGTGATCACATTAGGGTCAATTGCAGTGCTACCCTTCGCTACGGCTGCTGCATTGCGGGTTAATCTGCGTTAG